A genome region from Pseudoalteromonas tetraodonis includes the following:
- a CDS encoding GNAT family N-acetyltransferase, translating to MLVIKQLESIKTPLVNKFYTLHNVRGRANKQDQVWVAYDNNTIIAACRLQNKPTFLFLSTVFVAPSYRSKGVATQLLVALLNAQTEPVYTFAYQRLTDFYQALGFNQVLTYTPALLTLFDAYKHRNITALKYQ from the coding sequence ATGCTTGTAATTAAACAATTAGAATCAATTAAAACGCCCTTAGTTAATAAGTTTTATACGTTACATAACGTTCGCGGCCGTGCTAACAAACAGGATCAAGTCTGGGTCGCTTACGATAATAATACGATTATTGCCGCCTGCCGGTTACAGAATAAGCCCACTTTTTTATTTTTATCAACGGTGTTCGTGGCTCCTTCTTATCGTTCAAAGGGGGTGGCAACCCAGTTATTAGTTGCCCTTTTAAATGCGCAAACAGAACCTGTTTACACCTTTGCTTATCAACGCCTTACTGATTTTTATCAAGCACTTGGTTTTAACCAAGTGTTAACATATACTCCTGCATTATTAACGCTATTTGATGCTTATAAGCACCGAAATATTACCGCATTGAAATATCAATAA
- a CDS encoding DUF3283 family protein: protein MSFNLCDLPREQKYQIQLDYEASFWAYQIKRGKKTREQVYDTLHSRPVAEQGVLKQKFEQYLAIMLS from the coding sequence ATGAGTTTTAATCTGTGTGACTTGCCGCGAGAGCAAAAGTATCAAATTCAGTTAGATTACGAGGCCTCATTTTGGGCTTATCAAATTAAGCGCGGTAAAAAAACGCGTGAGCAAGTGTACGACACTCTGCATAGTCGTCCTGTTGCAGAGCAAGGTGTTTTAAAACAAAAATTTGAGCAGTATTTGGCAATTATGCTTAGCTAG
- a CDS encoding type 2 periplasmic-binding domain-containing protein: MSFAHSYSYTFNRPQNTQQANYTIELLQLAYADMGFKLNIVDFNRQNALFAADNGMLDGQLARDISIESAYKNLIRVNYPLFKFNLELYKRCEPSSTKTIDSVAIISSYPVQQRYLDSIDFQGKVIEVKNNNTQLNLLIQQKVQGALLIDFAMANKTIPPSLGCYEKQVVATYPLYHYLHNSHADIVPQLEATLDKLHNNGTVAKLRSKYNLHF, translated from the coding sequence ATGTCTTTTGCGCACAGTTATAGCTACACATTTAATCGCCCGCAAAACACTCAACAAGCAAACTATACCATTGAGCTATTACAATTGGCCTATGCAGATATGGGCTTTAAACTAAATATTGTCGATTTTAATCGTCAAAATGCATTATTTGCAGCAGATAATGGCATGTTAGATGGGCAGCTTGCTCGCGATATCAGTATTGAAAGTGCCTATAAAAATTTAATTCGAGTTAACTATCCACTCTTTAAATTTAACCTTGAACTTTATAAACGCTGTGAGCCCAGCTCCACTAAAACCATAGATAGCGTTGCTATTATTTCCAGTTACCCTGTGCAACAGCGATATTTAGACAGTATTGATTTTCAAGGTAAGGTAATTGAAGTTAAAAATAATAATACGCAGCTTAACTTACTGATCCAGCAAAAAGTACAAGGAGCGTTACTTATTGATTTTGCGATGGCAAATAAAACCATTCCTCCCTCTTTGGGCTGCTATGAAAAACAAGTAGTTGCAACCTACCCGCTTTATCATTATTTACATAACAGTCATGCGGATATTGTTCCCCAGCTAGAAGCAACACTGGATAAGTTACACAATAACGGCACAGTTGCAAAACTCAGGTCAAAATACAACCTACACTTTTAA
- a CDS encoding DUF1289 domain-containing protein, which yields MQQIEIFDIPSPCKGICLVNNRGYCKGCYRSRDERFSWNSLTNSQKKKVLSLCQQRYKRYLQQKNKVAQSSPQADQQGFDF from the coding sequence ATGCAACAAATTGAAATATTTGATATTCCTAGCCCTTGTAAAGGTATTTGCTTAGTTAATAATCGCGGTTATTGCAAAGGCTGCTATCGCAGTCGCGATGAACGTTTTTCTTGGAATTCGTTAACGAATTCCCAAAAGAAAAAAGTATTGAGTTTATGCCAGCAGCGCTATAAACGTTACTTACAGCAAAAAAATAAAGTGGCACAATCATCACCGCAAGCAGATCAACAAGGTTTTGATTTTTAA
- a CDS encoding 1-acyl-sn-glycerol-3-phosphate acyltransferase, with protein MIELEDKYADIRPYNDDEVAASLTRLINDNAFIDVIAKYNLPRFISAVGFLARAIIKHQLRKKWGKVKTVEDVQNEVAHYLNKLIKRTTSKVTFSGLEDLDPNQAYLFVSNHRDIVLDPALVNWGLFQHKMKTVRIAIGDNLLQIPYITELMRLNKSFIVKRSAKAPKEMLKALTQLSAYIYDSLSSGHSIWIAQKEGRAKDGVDQTDPALLKMLQLNGRKQKKEFGEYIKELKVVPVAISYQYEPCAIAKAKELYHKQHHGKYVKSAGEDIASIVEGFSSAKGHVHLSFGQPIESGCDSADELAKTIDKQIIDSFYLHPGNFIAAGCTEAVINKNDAAQFEERLAKVPEELRALVLAMYAKPFHRKTQVDEQSCEQ; from the coding sequence ATGATTGAATTAGAAGATAAGTACGCAGATATAAGACCTTACAATGACGATGAAGTTGCCGCCTCATTAACGCGATTAATTAACGATAATGCGTTTATTGATGTAATTGCAAAATACAATTTGCCACGCTTTATATCCGCAGTTGGGTTTTTAGCACGCGCTATAATAAAGCATCAGTTGCGCAAAAAGTGGGGCAAAGTTAAAACGGTTGAAGATGTACAAAATGAAGTGGCACATTACTTAAATAAATTAATAAAACGTACCACCTCAAAAGTCACTTTTTCTGGCTTAGAAGACTTAGACCCTAATCAAGCCTATCTTTTTGTTTCAAACCACAGAGATATTGTACTTGATCCTGCACTGGTTAATTGGGGCTTATTCCAGCATAAAATGAAAACAGTGAGAATTGCGATTGGCGATAACTTGCTGCAAATTCCTTACATTACTGAGCTTATGCGCTTAAATAAAAGTTTTATTGTGAAACGCTCAGCAAAAGCCCCAAAAGAGATGTTAAAAGCGCTGACTCAGTTATCGGCTTATATTTATGATTCACTCAGTAGCGGGCACTCAATTTGGATTGCCCAAAAAGAAGGGCGCGCTAAAGATGGGGTTGATCAAACTGATCCTGCGCTTTTAAAAATGTTGCAACTTAATGGCCGTAAACAAAAGAAAGAATTTGGCGAATACATTAAAGAGCTCAAAGTGGTGCCGGTTGCAATCTCTTACCAATACGAACCATGTGCAATTGCCAAGGCAAAAGAGCTATATCATAAACAACATCATGGCAAGTATGTTAAATCGGCGGGCGAAGATATTGCCAGCATTGTTGAAGGGTTTAGTTCAGCCAAAGGGCATGTGCATTTATCGTTTGGTCAGCCCATTGAGTCAGGTTGTGACAGTGCCGATGAACTGGCAAAAACCATTGATAAGCAAATTATTGATTCGTTTTACTTACACCCAGGCAACTTTATTGCTGCTGGCTGCACTGAGGCGGTGATCAATAAAAATGACGCAGCACAGTTTGAAGAACGTTTGGCCAAGGTGCCAGAAGAGTTAAGGGCTTTGGTTTTAGCTATGTATGCCAAGCCATTTCATCGAAAAACACAAGTAGATGAACAAAGCTGTGAGCAGTAA
- a CDS encoding D-2-hydroxyacid dehydrogenase: MNITILDNATLANTSLDCISALGKLTVHQLTSPEQVLAHSQNAEVLITNKVVINRDTMAQLTSLKLICVSATGTNNVDLNAAKDLGIAVTNVAGYSTPSVVQHTFSLITNLLGNTHRYQADCQQGAWQKSEMFCRLDYSFNDIQGKTLAIIGGGTLGNAVSKVAEAFGAHVIVAERKGAECRQGRTPFETAIKTADIISVHCPLNDETRDLITLNELKMMKPTALIINTARGGIINEADLAQALKTNVIAGAGVDVLTKEPAEHNNPLANYTGDNLLLTPHIAWASTESIVRLVKEVSLNIAAFSQQESRNRLV, from the coding sequence GTGAACATAACAATTCTTGATAACGCTACACTGGCAAACACCTCACTTGATTGTATCTCAGCACTGGGAAAGCTTACCGTGCATCAGCTAACTAGCCCAGAGCAAGTGCTAGCACATAGCCAAAATGCAGAGGTGTTAATCACCAATAAAGTAGTGATTAATCGTGACACCATGGCACAATTAACATCTCTCAAACTTATTTGTGTTAGTGCCACCGGCACCAATAATGTTGATTTAAATGCCGCGAAAGATTTAGGCATTGCGGTAACCAATGTTGCTGGTTATTCAACCCCCTCGGTTGTGCAGCACACCTTTTCGTTAATTACTAACTTATTAGGCAATACTCATCGCTACCAAGCGGACTGCCAACAAGGCGCATGGCAAAAAAGTGAAATGTTTTGTCGCCTTGATTACAGCTTTAATGACATTCAGGGTAAAACATTAGCCATTATTGGTGGGGGAACTCTGGGCAATGCTGTATCTAAAGTGGCTGAAGCCTTTGGTGCTCATGTCATTGTTGCAGAGCGCAAAGGTGCTGAGTGTCGCCAAGGACGCACGCCTTTTGAAACCGCAATAAAAACAGCGGATATTATCAGCGTACATTGCCCACTTAATGATGAAACGCGTGACTTAATTACGCTTAATGAATTAAAAATGATGAAACCAACTGCGCTTATTATTAACACCGCGCGCGGGGGGATCATTAACGAAGCCGACTTAGCACAAGCCTTAAAAACCAATGTGATTGCTGGTGCAGGTGTTGACGTACTAACCAAAGAGCCTGCTGAGCACAACAATCCACTGGCCAATTACACGGGAGATAACTTACTACTAACCCCACATATAGCGTGGGCCAGTACCGAATCTATTGTGCGCTTGGTTAAAGAAGTGAGTTTAAATATCGCTGCATTTAGTCAACAAGAGTCGCGTAATCGCTTGGTTTAA
- a CDS encoding DUF3192 domain-containing protein, whose amino-acid sequence MKKTLLIAALTAPFLTGCVIAVSDGEAEGHWAGNSSSSWQATHKNNREIISGLAMDSSYQSVLKTLKTPDFTELLKKEEDVYQVLFYATHSIHSDGKMTKDECTPLVFKNDKLVGIGASALQMLTN is encoded by the coding sequence ATGAAAAAAACACTTTTAATCGCCGCCCTCACCGCTCCTTTTTTAACTGGCTGTGTTATTGCTGTATCCGATGGCGAAGCGGAAGGTCATTGGGCTGGTAATAGTTCTTCTAGCTGGCAAGCAACACATAAGAATAATCGTGAAATTATTTCAGGCTTGGCAATGGATAGCTCTTATCAGTCGGTATTAAAAACCCTAAAAACACCTGACTTCACCGAATTACTCAAAAAAGAAGAGGATGTTTACCAAGTCTTATTTTATGCAACGCACAGCATCCATTCAGATGGTAAAATGACTAAAGATGAATGCACACCGTTGGTATTTAAAAATGATAAATTAGTTGGTATTGGTGCCTCAGCACTGCAAATGCTGACAAACTAA
- a CDS encoding diguanylate cyclase, producing the protein MINKAKILIVDDDALNRIILEKTLSDEHDVYLVTSGEDALAFVKHTQVDLIILDIMMPGMNGYEVLVQLKENSISQAIPIIFISANNRHEDEAKGLELGAMDYIGKPFSAAIVKVRVRNQLLIKQKNDLLEMLASIDGLTEIPNRRYLDENLEREWRRSKRNYSPLCVLLIDIDHFKRYNDCYGHRAGDECLKTVAKTLAAQCERGSDFVARYGGEEFVAVLPETNQQGAIAFANKLRNAVNDLNIEHNASLNATHVTISIGIASSESSQAYTEKALLEEADSGLYNAKKLGRNQISAQ; encoded by the coding sequence ATGATAAATAAAGCAAAAATATTAATTGTAGATGACGATGCGCTTAACCGAATCATTTTAGAAAAAACCTTAAGCGATGAGCATGATGTTTACTTAGTGACAAGCGGCGAAGACGCGCTGGCGTTTGTTAAACACACACAAGTAGACTTAATCATTTTAGATATCATGATGCCTGGTATGAATGGTTATGAAGTACTCGTACAGCTAAAAGAGAACAGTATAAGTCAGGCTATTCCTATTATTTTTATCTCTGCAAACAACCGTCATGAAGATGAGGCAAAGGGGCTAGAGCTCGGCGCAATGGATTATATTGGTAAGCCATTTAGTGCCGCTATTGTGAAAGTTAGAGTGCGGAACCAGTTATTAATTAAGCAAAAAAATGATTTGCTAGAAATGCTTGCCTCTATTGATGGCTTAACAGAAATACCCAATAGACGTTATTTAGATGAGAACTTAGAAAGAGAGTGGCGTAGAAGTAAGCGTAACTACTCTCCTTTGTGCGTTTTACTCATAGATATTGATCATTTTAAACGTTATAACGACTGCTATGGCCACCGAGCTGGAGACGAATGTTTAAAAACAGTGGCAAAAACGTTAGCCGCGCAATGTGAGCGTGGCAGTGATTTTGTTGCGCGTTACGGCGGTGAAGAATTTGTGGCCGTATTACCAGAAACCAATCAGCAAGGTGCAATCGCTTTTGCCAACAAGTTACGTAACGCCGTTAATGATTTGAATATTGAACATAATGCGTCTTTAAACGCTACACACGTCACCATTAGCATCGGTATTGCTTCTAGTGAGAGTAGCCAAGCTTACACTGAAAAAGCATTGTTAGAAGAAGCTGATTCCGGTTTGTATAATGCGAAAAAGTTAGGGCGCAATCAAATTAGCGCCCAATAA
- a CDS encoding ATP-binding protein, translating to MNFLPLKHYHRSVFVALAIPLLVASFLCLHFYDIKMDRAITKKTTDFSALSAQLDHDMQAIDDLLNAMFIMYDKHAPQPANHAFTKNINQYEHYYYSQIAHFNGEIVGKGQFSYSEQALSRWQKVMSLAPSFNTALALLSSLHSVAYVDERGFAYLARRNNTQSYILTQVLNGDFKPLPSANKLTSSAVIKVDNNAYFAVGRQRELNSSDYIVLIYDLQAISSWLKKITSKQGEYVFINQENEIIASSQQPINQAIKLSTYWPNINSPSQKSNARADSLFLIQPSKKNPIHLAFLADKHTLSSGIVYEVLIEFISLALFLCLMFYIFFWLSKRIFIKPMTELMRYLEHHNDDNSGYLNYQIPLNWQPWFARVKAIFAKNEHLVISLQNANQKLDDQVRQQSQKLKHSDQAKERHLALLNTVLNSVPDFIYFKNTEGIFLGCNKAFELFIGKTQGELLGQQIHNISNEYEQISLLEYQVLQHRMQIQQRIDVAERTYQLTIAPFYNEQQHLLGTMGVGRDITEQQHTLYALKESESIFRSAIEFAANGVFLLSLEYAILQINKAARKLFSKHDKLTDTPFYALFNNTQWQELEALLQQLLNNKKRVFHLTLAHTQLNAWLQLSMSLIWNENSQPLYYVIHIQDVTELTKAKDDAERATLAKSRFIANLSHEIRTPLNAVLGLLDMLAEHGLTQRQIQQTSQAKYAANNLLQMLNSMLDFARVESKEATLQLAPLCLVDLIDTCESLILPLCQAKQIQLKIDIDSQISPFLVGDTIRLQQVLGNLLTNAVKFTNKGSVTLKMTLQPSQSHIEQRICFQVIDTGVGIAQADQRRLFDAFTQGDESSTRLHQGVGLGLAIVKHSVALMGGEIALSSDKGHGCHFYFTLDLATDTEKSASFTDRLLLITSAKSQLLNQVITAHPFFNNQALEIVVTDPDCLQQAHSIIIDADDVPAFLTSAIKAVLHTRTTSLIVIEHSQPNQLSINDSFISQYLPRSALAQRLLSLTPEKLKKVTQYKADKPQEEIAGTLVLAIDDNPLNLDIISSILCKAEVNVVTASDAKQGVEWVNILRPDLVLMDIQMPSIDGYQATQIIRQQFDAQQLPIFALTAHCEPADIARSLNSGMNKHLTKPVVAPILFASIADLGISKPCFFDKTFALTQFNDDEKLLQSMLTKLAVLSESYSADLQKDIPTIEMVRLVHSLKGIAGNLGFNRLLLCAQHTEQLLKVGDKSANAAIKELIIQLKQVHIYIKILDVSNDK from the coding sequence TTGAATTTTTTACCGCTAAAACATTATCATCGCTCTGTTTTTGTGGCGTTAGCAATCCCTTTATTGGTGGCCTCTTTTTTGTGTTTGCATTTTTATGATATAAAAATGGACCGTGCAATAACAAAAAAGACCACCGATTTTAGTGCGTTATCGGCGCAGCTTGACCATGATATGCAAGCCATCGACGATTTACTTAATGCGATGTTTATTATGTATGACAAACACGCCCCACAACCAGCGAATCATGCCTTCACAAAAAACATTAATCAATACGAGCATTATTATTATAGCCAGATAGCACATTTTAATGGCGAAATAGTAGGAAAAGGCCAATTCAGCTATTCCGAACAGGCATTATCACGCTGGCAAAAAGTCATGTCGCTGGCACCGTCTTTCAATACCGCTTTAGCGCTGCTTTCGTCGCTGCATTCTGTAGCCTATGTTGATGAGCGCGGCTTTGCTTATTTAGCTCGGCGTAACAATACACAAAGTTATATTTTAACGCAGGTACTTAATGGCGACTTTAAACCCTTACCTTCAGCGAACAAACTCACTTCAAGTGCCGTTATTAAAGTAGACAATAACGCATATTTTGCAGTTGGCCGACAGCGAGAGCTTAACTCCTCAGATTATATTGTTTTAATATATGACTTACAGGCTATCTCTAGTTGGTTGAAAAAAATAACCTCAAAGCAAGGCGAGTATGTTTTTATCAACCAAGAGAATGAAATTATTGCCAGTTCACAGCAGCCAATTAATCAAGCCATAAAGTTATCGACCTATTGGCCTAATATTAATAGCCCCTCACAAAAGAGTAATGCGCGAGCAGACTCATTATTTTTAATTCAGCCTTCAAAAAAGAACCCTATTCATCTGGCGTTTCTTGCTGACAAGCACACTCTCTCAAGCGGTATTGTGTATGAAGTATTGATAGAGTTTATTTCGTTAGCCTTATTTTTATGTTTGATGTTTTACATCTTTTTTTGGTTAAGCAAACGTATATTTATCAAACCTATGACCGAGTTGATGCGTTATTTAGAGCATCATAACGATGACAATAGCGGGTATTTAAATTACCAAATACCGTTAAACTGGCAACCTTGGTTTGCTCGGGTAAAAGCTATTTTTGCGAAAAATGAGCATTTAGTTATTTCTTTGCAAAATGCTAATCAAAAGTTAGATGATCAAGTACGGCAACAATCGCAAAAGCTAAAACATAGCGACCAAGCAAAAGAGCGTCATTTAGCGTTATTAAACACAGTACTTAATAGCGTGCCTGATTTTATTTATTTTAAAAATACAGAAGGCATTTTTTTAGGCTGTAATAAAGCGTTTGAGTTGTTTATTGGAAAAACTCAAGGTGAACTTCTTGGGCAGCAAATACACAACATAAGTAACGAGTATGAACAAATTAGTTTGCTGGAATATCAAGTATTACAGCATAGAATGCAAATTCAGCAGCGCATAGATGTTGCTGAGCGAACTTATCAGTTAACCATTGCTCCCTTTTACAATGAACAGCAACACTTATTAGGAACTATGGGGGTTGGTCGTGATATTACAGAACAACAACATACTTTGTATGCATTAAAAGAGTCTGAATCTATATTTAGAAGCGCAATTGAATTTGCCGCAAATGGGGTGTTTTTACTCTCGCTTGAGTACGCTATTTTACAGATAAACAAAGCCGCACGAAAATTATTTTCCAAGCATGATAAATTAACCGATACCCCTTTTTATGCGCTTTTTAATAATACGCAATGGCAGGAGCTTGAAGCATTACTACAGCAATTATTAAATAATAAGAAAAGGGTGTTTCACTTAACCTTGGCTCATACCCAATTAAATGCCTGGTTACAGTTGAGTATGTCGTTAATTTGGAATGAAAATAGTCAGCCGCTTTATTATGTTATTCATATTCAAGATGTTACAGAACTTACCAAAGCCAAAGATGATGCAGAGCGTGCCACGTTAGCTAAAAGCCGTTTTATTGCTAATTTAAGCCACGAAATACGCACCCCCCTCAATGCCGTGTTGGGATTATTGGATATGCTCGCAGAGCACGGGTTAACACAGCGGCAAATTCAACAAACTAGCCAAGCAAAATATGCGGCCAATAATTTGTTGCAGATGCTAAATAGTATGCTTGATTTTGCCCGTGTTGAAAGTAAAGAAGCAACGCTGCAATTAGCGCCATTGTGCTTAGTTGATTTGATTGATACCTGCGAAAGTTTAATTTTACCTTTATGCCAAGCAAAACAGATACAGCTAAAAATCGACATAGACTCGCAAATTTCTCCATTTTTAGTCGGTGATACAATTCGTTTGCAACAAGTATTAGGTAACTTACTTACCAATGCCGTTAAGTTTACCAATAAAGGCAGTGTGACATTAAAAATGACATTACAGCCGAGTCAGAGCCATATAGAGCAGCGTATTTGTTTTCAGGTTATTGATACGGGAGTGGGGATTGCTCAAGCGGATCAACGCCGTTTATTTGATGCCTTCACGCAAGGTGATGAATCATCTACTCGCTTGCATCAAGGGGTTGGCTTAGGGCTGGCAATTGTAAAGCATAGTGTGGCATTAATGGGAGGTGAAATTGCACTCAGTAGTGATAAAGGCCATGGCTGTCATTTTTACTTCACGCTTGATTTAGCGACAGATACCGAGAAATCAGCAAGCTTTACAGATAGACTATTACTGATCACCAGCGCGAAGAGTCAGTTGCTTAATCAGGTTATTACCGCGCATCCTTTTTTCAATAATCAAGCTCTTGAAATAGTCGTAACTGATCCAGATTGTTTGCAACAAGCGCATAGCATTATAATCGATGCTGATGACGTACCTGCCTTTCTCACCTCAGCAATAAAAGCAGTATTACACACTCGTACTACTTCACTCATCGTTATAGAGCACTCGCAACCGAATCAGCTTTCAATAAATGACTCTTTTATTAGCCAGTATTTACCGCGCAGTGCATTGGCGCAGCGGTTACTTAGTTTAACCCCTGAAAAGTTAAAGAAAGTAACTCAATATAAAGCGGATAAACCACAAGAAGAAATAGCGGGAACCTTAGTATTAGCCATAGATGATAACCCGCTCAATCTCGACATTATTAGCAGTATATTGTGTAAAGCCGAAGTGAATGTTGTGACTGCTAGTGATGCTAAACAGGGGGTTGAATGGGTGAATATATTGCGCCCCGATTTAGTTTTAATGGATATTCAAATGCCGAGTATTGATGGCTATCAAGCAACCCAAATAATACGCCAACAGTTTGACGCCCAGCAATTGCCTATTTTTGCATTAACTGCACATTGTGAGCCTGCCGACATTGCACGTTCATTGAATAGTGGTATGAATAAACATTTAACTAAGCCTGTGGTTGCGCCTATTTTATTTGCATCGATAGCTGATTTAGGCATATCTAAGCCTTGCTTTTTTGATAAAACCTTCGCTTTGACACAGTTCAATGATGATGAGAAGCTATTGCAAAGCATGCTTACTAAGTTAGCGGTGTTAAGTGAGTCATATTCAGCTGATCTTCAAAAAGACATACCTACTATTGAAATGGTACGCTTAGTGCATAGTCTAAAAGGGATAGCAGGAAACTTAGGGTTTAACCGATTATTATTATGTGCTCAACATACTGAGCAATTATTAAAAGTGGGCGACAAGAGCGCCAATGCTGCAATTAAAGAGCTGATAATACAGTTAAAACAAGTTCATATTTATATAAAAATTTTAGATGTAAGCAATGATAAATAA
- a CDS encoding site-specific integrase has protein sequence MILRNTTKTKIIKTSVNFGKGMSFHLDKSGQPIKTEKGIRTHSYRHDKIEPNFPVLYHPTRFTECQEMNLFLMHRFEGHFSLKKNQIDNEAFSDAYHASQPGKPLDVKSVRSIAKHLKAFLDWLDKDDASYFEVIAAPLSKQSVDDDISRLPVWRYHKHLCERVETKDKSKRISFNSAQERIRAVKAFYIWSHKRGAIDSLPFSLEYKQVRIKSKAKSGVSSLFQLPTSNNRSGGLWKWVSNLSIPNTLKQKEDSPDKGLQPYSPKELKQLLETNTAQKETYKLYLQCALLGGLRSFEISAIDQKDLFNPDEKENEKRIPKLNIVRKGHKPVRLTIARVLMKLLYNHTLTIQNMKRRTKHETNHGMDNSEHPLPLFMNSSGSRISEDTPGNTISIVRKEQRKQGLEILLRTFHDLRATFATYVAKYLIDKGESESSIRQTLMTLMSHESFKTTKRYIDFAKSVSVDAYGAMSEWVKDIYGDVNELLMREAEDATAS, from the coding sequence ATGATACTTCGAAATACAACAAAAACTAAAATAATTAAAACATCAGTCAACTTTGGAAAAGGAATGTCTTTTCACCTCGATAAATCAGGGCAACCTATTAAGACTGAAAAAGGCATCAGAACTCACTCATATAGGCACGATAAAATAGAACCTAATTTTCCAGTGCTATATCACCCGACTCGCTTCACCGAATGCCAAGAAATGAACTTATTTTTAATGCACCGCTTTGAAGGTCATTTCAGTCTCAAAAAGAATCAAATAGACAATGAGGCTTTTAGTGACGCTTATCATGCCAGCCAACCGGGAAAGCCATTAGATGTTAAGTCTGTTCGCAGTATAGCTAAGCACTTAAAAGCTTTCTTAGATTGGTTGGATAAAGATGATGCATCCTATTTTGAAGTAATAGCTGCACCACTTTCAAAACAATCTGTAGATGATGATATTTCTAGGTTACCTGTGTGGAGATATCACAAACATTTATGTGAAAGAGTCGAAACCAAAGATAAGTCTAAACGCATAAGCTTTAACAGCGCTCAAGAACGAATTAGAGCTGTTAAAGCATTCTATATATGGAGCCATAAGCGCGGAGCTATAGATAGCCTCCCCTTCTCACTTGAATACAAACAGGTACGTATTAAATCGAAAGCTAAATCAGGTGTCAGTTCGTTGTTTCAATTACCTACCAGCAACAATCGTTCTGGGGGCTTATGGAAATGGGTCAGTAATTTGAGCATTCCAAATACATTGAAACAAAAAGAAGACTCACCAGACAAAGGTCTACAACCATATTCTCCAAAAGAACTTAAACAGTTACTGGAGACGAATACAGCTCAAAAAGAGACTTATAAACTTTATTTGCAGTGTGCCTTGTTAGGTGGACTTCGATCTTTTGAAATTTCGGCCATCGACCAGAAAGACCTCTTTAACCCTGATGAAAAAGAAAACGAGAAACGTATTCCAAAATTGAACATTGTACGAAAAGGACATAAGCCAGTGAGATTAACAATAGCGCGAGTTCTAATGAAGCTTTTGTACAATCACACTTTGACAATTCAAAATATGAAGCGACGTACCAAACATGAGACTAATCATGGTATGGACAATAGCGAACATCCGCTTCCTTTGTTTATGAATAGTTCAGGATCGCGGATAAGCGAAGATACACCGGGGAATACTATTTCCATAGTTAGAAAAGAACAAAGGAAGCAGGGATTAGAAATACTATTACGCACATTCCATGACTTACGCGCTACCTTTGCTACTTATGTCGCTAAATACCTAATTGACAAAGGTGAATCAGAAAGTTCCATCCGACAAACACTAATGACTTTGATGAGTCACGAAAGCTTTAAAACAACCAAACGTTACATCGACTTTGCCAAAAGTGTATCAGTGGATGCATACGGAGCGATGTCAGAGTGGGTAAAAGATATCTACGGTGATGTTAACGAATTGCTTATGCGTGAGGCTGAAGATGCTACAGCAAGTTAA